From Scomber japonicus isolate fScoJap1 chromosome 22, fScoJap1.pri, whole genome shotgun sequence, one genomic window encodes:
- the LOC128384140 gene encoding myelin-oligodendrocyte glycoprotein-like isoform X2 — MDFSDMFVTFWTFSLCLAFISWTPVEGQLTVIGSTQPIIASPGDDVILPCHLSPEFDVQELTVEWSKPDLKPDPSDRLSRVAYVHLYRGGREVPDMKNPVYISRTELFVDQLEHGNISLKIMNVTLADEGRFRCLIPKLKSRVKFAIVQLVVEPNSDKTSTTEMPLNPRNLQTPDPMDETDVKGVRANRIAVILSVVICCIVLIAIVCAYLFRQRRQNPKHVKYDEVHASSKPLPA; from the exons ATGGACTTTAGTGACatgtttgtgacattttggacattttctctctgtctggctTTCATCAGCTGGACTCCTGTTGAAG GTCAGTTAACAGTGATTGGTTCAACTCAGCCAATCATCGCATCTccaggtgatgatgtcatcctgccATGTCACCTGAGCCCGGAGTTTGATGTACAGGAGCTGACGGTGGAGTGGTCAAAACCTGATCTGAAGCCTGACCCCTCTGATCGCCTGAGCCGAGTCGCCTATGTCCACCTTTACCGGGGCGGACGTGAAGTCCCCGACATGAAGAACCCGGTTTACATCAGCAGGACGGAGCTGTTCGTGGACCAACTGGAACACGGAAATATATCACTGAAAATCATGAACGTGACTCTTGCAGATGAAGGGAGATTCAGATGTTTGATCCCCAAGCTGAAGAGCAGAGTGAAATTTGCAATTGTTCAACTAGTTGTTG aACCAAACTCTGATAAAACCTCAACAACagagatgccactaaatcccaGAAATCTCCAAACTCCTGATCCCATGGATGAGACGGACGTAAAAG GTGTTCGTGCCAATCGGATTGCTGTGATATTGAGTGTGGTGATTTGCTGCATCGTATTAATCGCTATAGTCTGTGCATATTTATTTAGACAAAGGCGTCAAAACCCAAAA CATGTGAAGTATGACGAAGTTCATGCTTCAAGCAAACCACTTCCAGCTTGA
- the LOC128384140 gene encoding myelin-oligodendrocyte glycoprotein-like isoform X1, whose amino-acid sequence MRTSTMRRLVDTTNQITAFDLNFSSVFPGQLTVIGSTQPIIASPGDDVILPCHLSPEFDVQELTVEWSKPDLKPDPSDRLSRVAYVHLYRGGREVPDMKNPVYISRTELFVDQLEHGNISLKIMNVTLADEGRFRCLIPKLKSRVKFAIVQLVVEPNSDKTSTTEMPLNPRNLQTPDPMDETDVKGVRANRIAVILSVVICCIVLIAIVCAYLFRQRRQNPKHVKYDEVHASSKPLPA is encoded by the exons ATGAGAACTTCAACGATGAGACGATTAGTTGATACAACAAACCAAATTACAGCCTTTGATTTAaatttttcctctgtttttccaGGTCAGTTAACAGTGATTGGTTCAACTCAGCCAATCATCGCATCTccaggtgatgatgtcatcctgccATGTCACCTGAGCCCGGAGTTTGATGTACAGGAGCTGACGGTGGAGTGGTCAAAACCTGATCTGAAGCCTGACCCCTCTGATCGCCTGAGCCGAGTCGCCTATGTCCACCTTTACCGGGGCGGACGTGAAGTCCCCGACATGAAGAACCCGGTTTACATCAGCAGGACGGAGCTGTTCGTGGACCAACTGGAACACGGAAATATATCACTGAAAATCATGAACGTGACTCTTGCAGATGAAGGGAGATTCAGATGTTTGATCCCCAAGCTGAAGAGCAGAGTGAAATTTGCAATTGTTCAACTAGTTGTTG aACCAAACTCTGATAAAACCTCAACAACagagatgccactaaatcccaGAAATCTCCAAACTCCTGATCCCATGGATGAGACGGACGTAAAAG GTGTTCGTGCCAATCGGATTGCTGTGATATTGAGTGTGGTGATTTGCTGCATCGTATTAATCGCTATAGTCTGTGCATATTTATTTAGACAAAGGCGTCAAAACCCAAAA CATGTGAAGTATGACGAAGTTCATGCTTCAAGCAAACCACTTCCAGCTTGA